Proteins from a single region of Antechinus flavipes isolate AdamAnt ecotype Samford, QLD, Australia chromosome 2, AdamAnt_v2, whole genome shotgun sequence:
- the LOC127546269 gene encoding solute carrier family 52, riboflavin transporter, member 3-like — MSEINKISFLLSTKKKKSSITTEPPNSTKASFILESLNITVNPDLTSSTPQPETCYLQPSFSPFVFFLLLTVMMACCLTAFFGLTRLPKQWELSTEDLLVSQVTLRSFQLQETGSSNRDSCPSVVLPEEKQVTIRPQAQLAFIYFLVVFVNALTNGILPSIQTYSCMPYGSMAYHLSAALSAMANPLSCLLAMCLSSRSLSWLGMITVVGTGFGAYNMAAAVLSPCPPLKGSHWGEALIVISWVLFTGTLSYVKVMTGVLLRDLSHSALVWCGAAEQLGSAFGAILMFPLVNVLHVFKSADGSSLQCPS; from the coding sequence ATGTCTGAGATCAATAAAATCAGTTTTCtactttctacaaaaaaaaaaaaaagctctataaccactgagccacctaacagCACCAAAGCGTCCTTCATCCTTGAGTCACTTAACATCACTGTGAACCCTGACCTCACCAGCAGCACCCCTCAGCCAGAGACCTGTTACTTGCAACCCAGCTTTTCcccctttgtcttctttctcctgcTGACAGTCATGATGGCCTGCTGCCTGACTGCCTTCTTCGGACTGACTCGTCTCCCTAAGCAGTGGGAACTCTCTACTGAGGACCTCCTAGTTAGTCAGGTGACTCTCAGATCTTTCCAGCTCCAGGAAACTGGCAGCAGTAACAGAGACAGCTGCCCATCCGTAGTCCTGCCTGAGGAGAAGCAGGTCACCATCCGGCCACAGGCCCAATTAGCCTTCATCTACTTTTTGGTGGTCTTTGTGAATGCCCTCACCAACGGAATCCTCCCCTCTATCCAGACTTACTCCTGCATGCCCTATGGTTCTATGGCCTATCACCTGTCTGCAGCACTTAGTGCCATGGCCAACCCCCTCTCCTGCCTCCTGGCTATGTGCCTATCCAGTAGATCTCTCTCCTGGCTGGGGATGATCACAGTGGTGGGAACCGGTTTTGGAGCCTACAACATGGCCGCGGCTGTCCTGAGTCCCTGCCCCCCGCTGAAGGGCTCCCATTGGGGAGAGGCCCTCATTGTTATCTCTTGGGTGCTTTTCACTGGGACCCTGAGCTACGTGAAGGTGATGACTGGGGTGCTCCTGCGTGACCTGAGCCACAGCGCCCTCGTGTGGTGTGGCGCAGCGGAACAGTTGGGTTCTGCATTTGGGGCGATACTCATGTTTCCTCTTGTCAACGTGTTGCACGTTTTTAAATCCGCCGATGGAAGCAGCCTGCAGTGTCCCAGCTGA